From a region of the Theobroma cacao cultivar B97-61/B2 chromosome 8, Criollo_cocoa_genome_V2, whole genome shotgun sequence genome:
- the LOC18591815 gene encoding uncharacterized protein LOC18591815 isoform X1 yields MDESEKRKERLKAMRLEAAQSEVPNNVATPSVPGHLSNPLSETSSTAAVQEDFCSTPRFDYYTDPMAAFSANKKRGKADNQSTQNYFTPPTTSGWPVARVSPSHPGPRNYDMNPPVRHMQSQYSLDQRMYHQQGPHSNFAAHRSPITRSPSHMHHGNSDAWNGSQAFGNYYSSASDGSPGGMFGTPPMHPGTSPRFWNPSNASRYSNSPTPGFSPADIPYGRGRPQQFGNYPLPSPGHGGSLGLSSGRGRGRGYGGSITHGIGRSGGRGLGFHGHSSASNRTMGPESFYDESMLEDPWQHLKPVLWRRREAGMDSLSNPDSSNSWFPKSISAKKVKVSEASNKFNSQLSLAEYLAASFNKAVEDTQNE; encoded by the exons ATGGATGAatctgaaaaaagaaaggaaagattGAAAGCAATGCGCTTGGAAGCTGCTCAGTCTGAAGTTCCTAATAATGTTGCGACTCCTTCAGTGCCAGGTCACCTTTCTAACCCATTGAGTGAGACATCATCAACTGCAGCAGTGCAGGAAGACTTTTGTTCAACTCCGCGATTTGACTATTACACTGACCCTATGGCAGCATTTTCTGCTAACAAGAAGAGGGGCAAGGCAGATAATCAGAGTacacaaaattattttactccCCCAACTACTAGTGGCTGGCCAGTGGCAAGGGTTTCACCATCCCATCCAG GACCAAGGAACTATGATATGAATCCACCTGTCCGTCACATGCAGAGCCAGTATTCGCTTGATCAGAGAATGTACCATCAACAAGGTCCTCATAGCAACTTTGCTGCTCATAGAAGCCCAATAACAAGAAGTCCTTCACACATGCATCATGGCAATTCTGATGCTTGGAATGGGTCCCAGGCATTTGGTAATTATTATAGTTCTGCTTCAGATGGAAGCCCAGGAGGAATGTTTGGTACTCCTCCGATGCATCCTGGAACTTCTCCTAGATTCTGGAATCCCTCTAATGCATCAAGGTACAGTAATTCGCCTACCCCTGGCTTTTCACCAGCAGATATCCCTTATGGAAGAGGCAGGCCTCAACAGTTTGGTAACTATCCACTCCCCAGTCCAGGACATGGTGGCAGTCTTGGTCTTAGCTCAGGACGAGGCAGGGGACGTGGATATGGTGGCAGCATTACTCATGGAATTGGAAGGAGTGGTGGACGAGGGCTAGGTTTTCATGGTCATAGTTCAGCATCAAACAGAACGATGGGGCCAGAGTCTTTCTATGATGAATCcatgttggaagacccttggCAGCATTTAAAACCTGTTCTATGGAGGAGAAGAGAAGCTGGAATGGATAGTTTGAGTAACCCTGACTCTTCCAATTCCTGGTTTCCAAAATCCATTAGCGCAAAAAAGGTGAAAGTGTCAGAAGCTTCAAACAAGTTTAATTCTCAACTGAGTCTTGCAGAATACCTTGCTGCTTCATTCAATAAAGCTGTTGAGGATACacaaaatgaatga
- the LOC18591818 gene encoding uncharacterized protein LOC18591818: protein MAFKLNNMNKATVFVTLLGLLLGVLARSCVQGLQKNEGEENGSYFGQQFDELCNNVCTSIQNGLVTLTVKFLHFFISSCLQFRYLPALFPAPWTMSMSFWVAFTRSISSMPNNPLQ from the exons ATGGCATTCAAGTTGAATAACATGAATAAAGCTACAGTTTTCGTTACCCTGCTTGGGCTGCTTCTTGGTGTCTTAGCTCGCTCATGTGTGCAGGGGCTGCAGAAGAATGAGGGGGAGGAGAATGGAAGCTACTTTGGACAACAATTCG ATGAACTATGCAATAACGTGTGTACAAGTATCCAGAATGGCCTCGTCACTTTAACAGTTAAATTCCTCCATTTCTTCATTTCAAGTTGCTTACAGTTTAGATATTTGCCAGCGTTGTTTCCTGCGCCTTGGACCATGTCTATGTCATTTTGGGTAGCATTTACTCGATCAATCTCATCGATGCCGAACAACCCTCTGCAATAA
- the LOC18591819 gene encoding uncharacterized protein LOC18591819, translated as MASKLNNNMNKAIIIHALLGLLVGVFARTYFHGLQDNVEENESYLGQHFDELGGTVARSIQDGFVTLAVKFLHFFISKCLQFRYLPALLLAPSAMSLLFWVAFTRSISSMPNNPL; from the exons ATGGCATCGAAGTTGAACAACAATATGAACAAGGCTATAATTATCCACGCCCTGCTTGGGCTGCTTGTTGGTGTCTTTGCTCGCACATATTTCCATGGGTTGCAAGACAATGTGGAGGAGAATGAAAGCTACCTCGGACAACATTTTG ATGAACTTGGTGGTACTGTGGCAAGAAGTATTCAGGATGGTTTTGTTACTTTGGCAGTCAAATTTCTCCATTTCTTCATTTCGAAGTGCTTGCAGTTCAGATATTTGCCAGCGCTGCTTCTTGCGCCTTCTGCAATGTCTCTGTTATTTTGGGTAGCATTTACTCGATCAATCTCATCAATGCCCAATAATCCTCTGTAA
- the LOC18591820 gene encoding uncharacterized protein LOC18591820 — protein MWTDLLLQGAIILVTIFMFLAMHDIPKKIFTKIRYRNRADFQAKRHFVLGAQLLAQARSSKSRSSTTSLAKQAESEANKAISLDPKDAAAYILKALALDLQGYKTSALDSLDIALSPLAAKSLTDKERGDALFKRAELKMAMNRRGSGVDSAIEDLTKAVELGADNGKAFCLLGECYEIKKMKADAKAAFEEALKVEPSSNVARAALDRLGS, from the coding sequence ATGTGGACTGATCTTCTTTTACAAGGCGCTATCATTCTCGTTACAATCTTCATGTTCCTCGCTATGCATGATatcccaaaaaaaatcttcacTAAAATCCGGTATCGGAATCGAGCTGACTTCCAAGCTAAGCGCCATTTCGTCCTCGGAGCCCAGCTCCTAGCTCAAGCCAGATCCTCCAAGTCCCGCTCATCCACCACCTCTTTGGCCAAACAAGCCGAATCCGAAGCCAAcaaagccatttctcttgaccCGAAAGACGCCGCCGCCTACATCCTCAAAGCCCTCGCTCTTGACCTCCAGGGCTACAAGACCTCCGCTCTCGACTCCCTCGACATCGCTCTCTCCCCTCTTGCTGCCAAGTCGTTGACTGATAAAGAAAGAGGCGACGCGCTGTTTAAACGAGCTGAGTTGAAGATGGCTATGAACCGGCGCGGCAGCGGAGTCGACTCAGCGATCGAGGATTTGACCAAGGCTGTCGAACTGGGTGCGGATAACGGGAAGGCGTTTTGTCTGTTGGGAGAATGTTATGAAATCAAGAAGATGAAAGCGGACGCTAAAGCGGCTTTCGAGGAGGCTCTGAAGGTCGAGCCTAGCTCCAACGTTGCTCGCGCCGCCCTTGACCGATTGGGCTCGTAG
- the LOC18591816 gene encoding double-stranded RNA-binding protein 1 → MPTNENFSGVSNCYVFKSRLQEYAQKVGLPTPVYETIKEGPSHEPSFRSAVIVNDVRYDSLPGFFNRKAAEQSAAEVALMELSKSGEVNQSISQPVHETGLCKNLLQEYAQKMNYAIPVYQCLKDEAPGRGPHFSCTVEIGGIRYIGAAARTKKEAEIKAARTALLAIQSSTLELSNKVVGNSQLTVIPCRKRAMETASNPEEAVNVPKAKKTRFKKKMLKAKLSGNSVDHSQDKSTGNSAVGMDDPVKSEWVQTNSLSSETLATEVVGNLQDTKLDSDLIEREVPSAEVALPPQGADNSKNGQLTALNCVHCNHEAPDVGNSSMVYADVTALVKVTDGVEVASMVNDSSFSQMEASKIMTGLNQAVERIHANAGQA, encoded by the exons ATGCCCACCAACGAGAACTTCtcag GTGTTTCGaattgctatgttttcaaGAGCCGATTGCAGGAGTATGCACAAAAAGTGGGTCTTCCCACACCTGTTTATGAGACTATCAAGGAAGGCCCTTCCCATGAACCCTCTTTTAGATCAGCAGTGATAGTAAATGATGTTAGATATGATTCCTTGCCTGGATTTTTTAATCGCAAGGCAGCAGAGCAGTCAGCTGCTGAAGTTGCTCTCATGGAGTTGTCAAAATCTGGTGAAGTTAACCAAAGCATCTCTCAACCTGTT CATGAGACAGGCTTGTGCAAAAATCTACTACAGGAGTATGCACAGAAGATGAATTATGCAATTCCAGTATACCAGTGCCTGAAGGATGAAGCACCAGGTCGAGGGCCTCACTTTTCATGTACAGTTGAGATTGGAGGCATTCGGTATATTGGAGCTGCAGCAAGAACCAAAAAAGAAGCAGAGATCAAAGCTGCCAGAACTGCTCTATTGGCTATACAGTCAAGTACATTAGAACTATCTAATAAGGTAGTTGGCAACTCTCAGCTAACAGTTATTCCTTGCAGAAAGAGGGCAATGGAGACAGCTAGTAATCCTGAGGAGGCTGTGAATGTTCCTAAGGCAAAGAAAACTCGATTCAAGAAGAAAATGTTGAAAGCAAAACTCTCTGGGAACAGTGTTGATCATTCTCAAGACAAAAGTACAGGCAATTCAGCTGTTGGTATGGATGATCCAGTAAAATCAGAATGGGTTCAAACTAATTCTCTTAGTTCTGAAACCTTAGCTACAGAAGTGGTGGGGAATCTCCAGGATACAAAGCTAGACAGTGACTTGATTGAGAGAGAAGTGCCTTCTGCAGAAGTTGCATTGCCTCCCCAGGGTGCCGATAATTCTAAAAATGGTCAGTTAACGGCTCTGAATTGTGTTCATTGCAATCATGAGGCTCCAGATGTGGGAAACTCGTCCATGGTTTATGCAGATGTAACTGCTTTGGTTAAAGTGACTGATGGTGTTGAGGTGGCTTCAATGGTTAACGATTCCTCTTTCAGTCAGATGGAGGCTTCAAAAATCATGACTGGCTTAAACCAAGCAGTAGAGAGGATCCATGCAAATGCAGGCCAAGCATAG
- the LOC18591815 gene encoding translation initiation factor IF-2 isoform X2, whose amino-acid sequence MDESEKRKERLKAMRLEAAQSEVPNNVATPSVPAFSANKKRGKADNQSTQNYFTPPTTSGWPVARVSPSHPGPRNYDMNPPVRHMQSQYSLDQRMYHQQGPHSNFAAHRSPITRSPSHMHHGNSDAWNGSQAFGNYYSSASDGSPGGMFGTPPMHPGTSPRFWNPSNASRYSNSPTPGFSPADIPYGRGRPQQFGNYPLPSPGHGGSLGLSSGRGRGRGYGGSITHGIGRSGGRGLGFHGHSSASNRTMGPESFYDESMLEDPWQHLKPVLWRRREAGMDSLSNPDSSNSWFPKSISAKKVKVSEASNKFNSQLSLAEYLAASFNKAVEDTQNE is encoded by the exons ATGGATGAatctgaaaaaagaaaggaaagattGAAAGCAATGCGCTTGGAAGCTGCTCAGTCTGAAGTTCCTAATAATGTTGCGACTCCTTCAGTGCCAG CATTTTCTGCTAACAAGAAGAGGGGCAAGGCAGATAATCAGAGTacacaaaattattttactccCCCAACTACTAGTGGCTGGCCAGTGGCAAGGGTTTCACCATCCCATCCAG GACCAAGGAACTATGATATGAATCCACCTGTCCGTCACATGCAGAGCCAGTATTCGCTTGATCAGAGAATGTACCATCAACAAGGTCCTCATAGCAACTTTGCTGCTCATAGAAGCCCAATAACAAGAAGTCCTTCACACATGCATCATGGCAATTCTGATGCTTGGAATGGGTCCCAGGCATTTGGTAATTATTATAGTTCTGCTTCAGATGGAAGCCCAGGAGGAATGTTTGGTACTCCTCCGATGCATCCTGGAACTTCTCCTAGATTCTGGAATCCCTCTAATGCATCAAGGTACAGTAATTCGCCTACCCCTGGCTTTTCACCAGCAGATATCCCTTATGGAAGAGGCAGGCCTCAACAGTTTGGTAACTATCCACTCCCCAGTCCAGGACATGGTGGCAGTCTTGGTCTTAGCTCAGGACGAGGCAGGGGACGTGGATATGGTGGCAGCATTACTCATGGAATTGGAAGGAGTGGTGGACGAGGGCTAGGTTTTCATGGTCATAGTTCAGCATCAAACAGAACGATGGGGCCAGAGTCTTTCTATGATGAATCcatgttggaagacccttggCAGCATTTAAAACCTGTTCTATGGAGGAGAAGAGAAGCTGGAATGGATAGTTTGAGTAACCCTGACTCTTCCAATTCCTGGTTTCCAAAATCCATTAGCGCAAAAAAGGTGAAAGTGTCAGAAGCTTCAAACAAGTTTAATTCTCAACTGAGTCTTGCAGAATACCTTGCTGCTTCATTCAATAAAGCTGTTGAGGATACacaaaatgaatga
- the LOC18591817 gene encoding geranylgeranyl transferase type-2 subunit alpha 1 — protein MHGRPRKAPKPEDEAASAAKAAKLRSLQSQFFSFHHSKIYTKEAVELSAKLLEINPESYTAWNYRKLAVEHHLSQPESNPDSVKSILDDELRVVESALRQNFKSYGAWHHRKWILSKGHSSIDHELRLLDKFQKADSRNFHAWNYRRFVAELMNRSEQDELKYTEDMIYRNFSNYSAWHNRSVLLSNLLEKNAEGFLSKEKVLPEEYEFIHQAIFTDPDDQSGWFYHLWLLDQTVKDDSPLLVSSWPAHGSDLFLLGDRCHNGSAFSPFTTLHSDSGSFPVVLYFNQSVEGVSSSTVTVESGFNKNEDLVWKPLSASNSQTAQVWVAHLKFPTSEFHSSVEVSVGHSKGIISSKGFQYSYPSTFSFKVCVQPVNRDSSQASAAENISWRQEDFKVHGRQSQESIPIVSFDQLSIKNDHEPTASSWRAEAIAKEIECFRELLSLMDCKIGKLTLARLLMAYDVMALPCANKLVHSEEVLELYNDLMKLDPSHYQYYKDEHSVVLLQQVTSSRESLLKHCFQYKDSVSSSICNPICLRLNNLSLSQMGAFEKLLWVQMLDLSQNELQSIEGLEAMQLLSCLSLRNNKLRSFTALEPLRKLKSLRVLDISYNEIGEHSIDTTRYLCSSPLSHSVGSEWNKDETVISDVALINYWEAFFIFKELSLKQLDIVGNAIADEKFKSILVKVLPTLKRLDGELLD, from the exons atgcacgGTCGGCCTCGCAAAGCACCCAAACCAGAGGACGAGGCAGCTTCTGCTGCCAAAGCCGCGAAGCTACGCAGTCTCCAATCTCAATTCTTCTCCTTTCACCACAGCAAAAT TTACACTAAGGAAGCTGTTGAACTTAGTGCCAAGCTATTAGAGATCAATCCTGAATCCTACACCGCCTGGAACTATAGAAAACTCGCTGTTGAGCACCATCTCAGTCAGCCCGAGTCCAATCCTGACTCCGTCAAGTCCATTCTCGATGACGAACTCAGAGTG GTTGAGAGTGCATTGAGGCAAAATTTTAAGTCATATGGAGCGTGGCATCATCGTAAATGGATTCTAAGCAAGGGGCATTCATCGATTGATCACGAACTGAGATTGCTGGACAAGTTCCAGAAAGCTGATTCTCGTAATTTTCATGCATGGAATTACAGGAG ATTTGTTGCAGAATTGATGAACAGATCAGAACAAGATGAATTGAAGTACACGGAGGATATGATTTATAGGAATTTTAGCAACTACTCGGCGTGGCATAATCGCAG TGTACTATTGTCCAATTTGCTTGAGAAAAATGCTGAAGGGTTTCTCTCCAAAGAGAAGGTCTTGCCAGAGGAGTATGAATTTATACACCAAGCTATATTTACGGACCCTGATGATCAAAGTGGATGGTTTTATCATCTTTGGCTTCTAGACCAAACAGTTAAAGATGACTCTCCtcttcttgtttcttcttgGCCTGCTCATGGTTCTGATCTCTTTCTACTGGGAGATAGGTGCCATAATGGTTCTGCTTTTTCTCCATTCACAACCTTGCATTCTGATTCAGGGTCATTTCCAGttgttctttattttaatcaatctGTTGAGGGTGTAAGCTCATCTACGGTTACTGTTGAATCtggatttaataaaaatgaagatcTTGTTTGGAAACCACTTTCAGCAAGTAACTCACAAACTGCACAAGTTTGGGTTGCACATTTAAAATTTCCAACTTCAGAGTTTCATTCCTCAGTGGAAGTTAGTGTTGGACATTCTAAGGgaatcatttcatcaaaaggGTTTCAATATAGCTATCCTTcaacattttcatttaaagTATGTGTACAGCCTGTCAATAGAGATTCCTCTCAAGCTTCAGCTGCAGAAAATATTTCATGGAGACAAGAAGATTTTAAGGTCCATGGAAGACAATCTCAGGAATCAATTCCAATTGTCTCTTTTGATCAACTAAGTATCAAGAATGATCATGAACCAACTGCATCTAGCTGGCGTGCAGAGGCTATAGCTAAAGAGATTGAATGCTTCCGTGAATTGTTATCACTGATGGATTG TAAAATTGGAAAGCTTACTCTTGCAAGATTGTTGATGGCTTATGATGTAATGGCACTTCCATGTGCTAACAAACTGGTTCATTCAGAAGAAGTTCTTGAACTGTATAATGATTTGATGAAGTTGGATCCATCACATTACCAATACTACAAGGATGAGCATAGCGTAGTCTTACTACAGCAG GTGACTTCTAGTCGGGAGTCTTTGTTGAAACATTGCTTTCAGTATAAAGACTCAGTTTCATCATCTATTTGCAATCCTATCTGTCTCCGGCTGAATAATTTATCGCTATCACAAATGGGAGCTTTTGAGAAATTACTGTGGGTCCAAATGTTAGATCTTAGCCAAAATGAACTACAATCAATTGAAG GATTGGAAGCTATGCAGCTCCTCTCTTGCTTAAGTTTGAGAAACAATAAACTGAGAAGTTTTACAGCTCTGGAGCCTTTGAGAAAGCTGAAGTCATTAAGAGTATTAGATATCTCATACAACGAGATCGGTGAACATTCTATCGACACAACAAGGTACTTGTGTTCTTCTCCTTTGTCTCATTCAGTTGGAAGTGAATGGAACAAGGATGAAACCGTGATCAGTGATGTTGCTCTTATTAATTATTGGGAggctttttttatatttaaagagTTGAGCTTGAAGCAATTAGATATTGTAGGGAATGCAATTGCTGATGAAAAGTTTAAGTCAATTCTGGTCAAGGTTCTGCCTACACTTAAGCGGCTGGACGGGGAACTGTTggattga